In Gouania willdenowi chromosome 17, fGouWil2.1, whole genome shotgun sequence, one DNA window encodes the following:
- the lrrc8da gene encoding volume-regulated anion channel subunit LRRC8D yields the protein MMFTLTEVASLNDIQPTYRILKPWWDVFMDYLGLVMLMLAIFAMTMQITKDQVACLPYLEEPEEAASRVKPEQSAAREVVSAATTGLPVFTTSTSMDTKDLPDEAVHEIHTTHLHTSVAAEQHVRQPQPTGVKTNLDYQQYIFINQICYHVALPWYSKYFPYLCLIHTLILMVSSNFWFKYPKTSSKIEHFVSILGRCFESPWTTKALSETACEDSEENKQRLTSTASAPKHVSSEGKEDSTNVNSSTPMLGVAFSADKPIVEVPSSMTILDKKDGEQAKALFEKVRKFRAHVEDSDFIYKLYVAQTVVKTVKFILILSYTSTFLVEINFKHICEPEIKHLTGYQKFFCTHNMAFMLNKLLISYMALILIYGMTCLYSLFWVFRRPLKEYSFEKVREESSFSDIPDVKNDFAFLLHMVDQYDQLYSKRFGVFLSEVSENKLREISLNHEWTFEKLRQLVTRNPQDQQELHLFMLSGLPNAVFDLTDLEVLKLELIPEVRFSAKVSQMTSLLELHLCHCPAKVEQTGFAFLRDHLRCLHVKFTDVAEIPAWVYLLRSLRELNLIGNLSSDNNKMIGLESMRDLRHLKTLCLKSNLTKMPTNITELSPHLIRLVVHNDGTKLLVLNSLKKMTSLIELELHNCELERIPHAIFSLTNLQELDLKSNNIRTIEEIISFQHLKRLTCLKLWHNKIITIPSSIGQVKSLEALHLSHNKLESLPPALFTLPKLRHLDVGHNSIAVLPPDVGLLQNLQHLAINANKLEALPKPLFRCTKLKMLCLSQNALTVLPESVGQLVQLTQLELRGNCLDRLPAQLGNCRQLRKTCLVVEDHLFDTLPVDVKESISRDPNVSFTSGL from the exons A TGATGTTCACTCTTACCGAAGTAGCCTCCTTGAACGACATCCAGCCAACGTATCGCATCCTAAAGCCATGGTGGGACGTCTTTATGGACTACCTGGGGTTGGTCATGCTCATGCTGGCCATATTCGCCATGACCATGCAGATCACCAAGGACCAGGTGGCGTGCCTTCCGTATCTGGAAGAACCCGAAGAAGCTGCCTCGAGGGTCAAACCGGAGCAGAGCGCAGCACGGGAGGTGGTCTCGGCGGCAACCACAGGGCTCCCCGTGTTTACCACCAGCACCTCGATGGACACCAAGGACCTGCCCGACGAGGCCGTGCACGAGATCCACACCACGCACCTCCACACGTCTGTAGCAGCAGAGCAACACGTCCGACAACCTCAACCGACGGGGGTTAAGACTAACTTGGACTACCAGCAGTATATCTTCATCAACCAAATATGTTACCACGTTGCCTTGCCCTGGTATTCCAAGTACTTTCCGTACCTCTGCCTCATCCACACCTTGATTCTCATGGTCAGTAGCAATTTTTGGTTCAAATACCCTAAAACCAGTTCCAAGATCGAGCACTTTGTTTCCATCCTGGGCCGGTGTTTTGAATCTCCTTGGACGACAAAGGCATTGTCCGAAACGGCGTGTGAAGACTCCGAGGAGAACAAGCAGCGTCTGACCAGCACCGCCTCGGCCCCGAAGCACGTGTCCTCCGAGGGAAAAGAGGACAGCACAAACGTCAACTCCTCCACGCCCATGCTTGGTGTTGCGTTCTCGGCAGATAAGCCCATCGTGGAGGTGCCAAGCAGCATGACCATCCTGGACAAGAAAGACGGAGAGCAAGCCAAAGCCCTGTTCGAGAAGGTCCGGAAGTTTCGCGCTCACGTGGAGGACAGCGACTTCATCTACAAGCTTTACGTAGCGCAGACCGTCGTCAAAACCGTCAAGTTCATTCTCATATTGTCCTACACTTCCACGTTTTTGGTCGAGATCAACTTCAAGCACATCTGCGAACCCGAGATCAAGCACCTGACGGGATACCAGAAGTTCTTCTGCACGCACAATATGGCGTTCATGCTGAACAAGCTGCTTATCAGCTACATGGCTCTGATCCTGATCTACGGCATGACCTGTCTGTACTCACTCTTCTGGGTGTTCCGGCGCCCTCTGAAGGAGTACTCCTTCGAAAAGGTCCGCGAAGAGAGCAGCTTCAGCGACATTCCCGATGTCAAGAACGACTTTGCATTCCTGCTGCACATGGTCGACCAGTACGATCAGCTCTACTCCAAACGTTTCGGCGTGTTCCTGTCCGAGGTCAGTGAGAACAAGCTGAGGGAGATCAGCCTCAACCACGAGTGGACATTCGAGAAGCTACGGCAGCTGGTGACGCGCAACCCTCAGGACCAACAGGAGCTGCACCTCTTCATGCTCTCTGGCCTACCGAATGCCGTCTTTGACCTCACGGACCTGGAGGTCCTGAAGCTGGAGCTGATCCCCGAGGTGAGGTTCTCGGCGAAGGTCTCGCAGATGACCAGCTTGCTGGAGCTGCATCTCTGCCACTGCCCGGCCAAAGTCGAGCAAACGGGGTTCGCTTTCCTTCGCGACCATCTCCGCTGCCTTCACGTCAAGTTCACCGACGTGGCCGAGATCCCGGCCTGGGTGTACCTCCTGAGGAGCTTAAGGGAGCTCAACCTCATCGGTAATTTGAGCtcggacaacaacaaaatgatcgGCCTGGAGTCGATGAGGGACTTGAGGCATTTAAAGACGCTGTGCTTGAAGAGCAACCTGACAAAAATGCCCACCAACATCACAGAGCTTTCGCCTCACCTGATCCGGTTAGTGGTGCACAATGACGGCACCAAACTGTTGGTGCTCAACAGTTTGAAGAAAATGACAAGCCTCATCGAGCTGGAGCTGCACAACTGTGAGCTGGAGCGGATCCCTCACGCCATTTTCAGCTTGACCAACTTGCAAGAACTCGACCTGAAGTCCAACAACATCCGAACCATCGAGGAGATCATCAGCTTCCAGCACCTCAAGAGACTGACGTGCCTCAAACTGTGGCACAACAAGATCATCACCATCCCCTCATCCATTGGCCAGGTGAAGTCCCTGGAGGCTCTGCACCTGTCCCACAACAAGCTGGAGTCCCTGCCCCCGGCCTTGTTCACGCTGCCCAAACTGCGACACCTGGACGTGGGCCACAACTCCATCGCTGTGCTGCCGCCGGACGTGGGCCTGCTGCagaacctccagcacctggcAATCAACGCCAACAAGCTGGAGGCGCTGCCCAAGCCTCTGTTCCGGTGCACCAAGCTGAAGATGCTGTGCCTGAGTCAGAATGCGCTCACCGTGCTGCCGGAGTCTGTGGGCCAGCTGGTGCAGCTCACGCAGCTGGAGCTGAGGGGAAACTGCCTGGACCGCCTGCCGGCCCAGCTGGGGAACTGCCGTCAGCTGAGGAAGACCTGCCTGGTCGTGGAGGACCATCTTTTCGACACGCTGCCAGTGGACGTGAAGGAGAGCATCAGTCGAGACCCGAACGTGTCCTTCACAAGTGGCTTATAG
- the LOC114479404 gene encoding uncharacterized protein LOC114479404 isoform X1 has protein sequence MKRWIYSPYTAVPLGLPVLQPQVVQPHLRQPENRVPQPFIEALKLLQSDMSALTQTPQKASTQPDKWKSSFNPLDGKEGNAEDRKADDSEGTRTDEVYEPYSPLTSDTEHNLPKNMKRSHAQSQPQSQSSQDNKLQRQHLSQSTSGRWDLQYRPGSESRVTEERVPDPESTSRPSFGSVSPDGPRHHESSSKHLPGSYEELRANGEEQRRPRTECQKEMSLSLNVPPEQLKREYEDERIHRGKGKKQNPVATSNQTSNQTSNQTSNQTSNQTSNQTSNQTSNQTNNQTSNTNKVVTDKSAIMCELCDVVCASGEELRDHLDSKGHWDTMEHIQRNNKYSDVMIAFLQDVLLYKSHQCSPAVQQSAHQVLQENDHLTKVEMFHCAPCKVFVFTSATEVNSHITSQEHLFNTKDFEEQQRHFSLRRAESIIENLQPQFDVFLKGGTPFE, from the exons ATGAAGCGTTGGATATACTCACCGTATACAGCGGTTCCTCTGGGATTACCAGTCCTTCAGCCCCAGGTTGTGCAGCCTCATCTTCG TCAACCTGAAAACAGAGTTCCTCAACCCTTCATAGAAGCCTTGAAACTACTTCAATCCGACATGTCTGCATTGACCCAAACTCCACAGAAAG CTTCGACACAACCTGACAAATGGAAATCGTCTTTCAATCCACTTGACGGAAAAGAAGGAAACGCTGAGGACAGAAAGGCAGACGATTCAGAAGG GACCAGAACAGACGAGGTCTACGAACCGTACAGTCCGCTGACGTCTGACACTGAGCACAACCTGCCAAAGAACATGAAGCGCAGCCATGCCCAGTCCCAGCCCCAGTCCCAGTCCAGTCAGGACAACAAACTGCAGCGTCAGCATCTTTCTCAGAGCACTAGCGGACGCTGGGACCTCCAGTACCGCCCAGGCTCTGAAAGCAGAGTCACAGAGGAACGCGTCCCTGACCCTGAATCCACCAGTCGTCCCAGCTTTGGTTCTGTGAGTCCTGATGGGCCTCGTCATCACGAGTCCTCCAGTAAACACCTCCCTGGTTCCTATGAAGAGCTGAGGGCCAACGGAGAGGAGCAGAGACGGCCCAGGACTGAATGTCAGAAAGAG ATGAGCCTCAGCCTGAACGTCCCCCCAGAACAGTTGAAGCGTGAGTACGAGGATGAGAGGATACATCGAGGCAAAG GTAAGAAACAAAACCCTGTGGCAACGAGCAACCAGACGAGCAACCAGACGAGCAACCAGACGAGCAACCAGACGAGCAACCAGACGAGTAACCAGACAAGCAACCAGACGAGCAACCAGACAAACAACCAGACGAGCAACACCAACAAAGTGGTAACAGACAA AAGCGCCATCATGTGTGAGCTCTGTGATGTTGTGTGTGCCAGTGGGGAGGAGCTGAGGGATCATCTGGACTCCAAAGGTCACTGGGACACAATGGAGCACATTCAGAGGAACAATAAATATAGCGACGTGATGATCGCCTTTCTGCAG gaTGTGCTACTGTATAAAAGCCATCAGTGTAGTCCAGCCGTGCAGCAAAGCGCTCATCAAG tcTTACAGGAAAACGATCACCTGACCAAAGTGGAAATGTTTCACTGTGCACCGTGCaaagtgtttgtgttcacgtctGCGACAGAGGTGAACAGTCACATCACGTCACAGGAGCATCTGTTTAACACCAAG GACTTTGAAGAACAGCAGAGACACTTTTCCCTCCGTAGAGCTGAAAGTATCATTGAAAACCTGCAGCCTCAGTTTGATGTATTCCTCAAG GGCGGGACACCTTTTGAGTGA
- the LOC114479404 gene encoding uncharacterized protein LOC114479404 isoform X2: MKRWIYSPYTAVPLGLPVLQPQVVQPHLRQPENRVPQPFIEALKLLQSDMSALTQTPQKASTQPDKWKSSFNPLDGKEGNAEDRKADDSEGTRTDEVYEPYSPLTSDTEHNLPKNMKRSHAQSQPQSQSSQDNKLQRQHLSQSTSGRWDLQYRPGSESRVTEERVPDPESTSRPSFGSVSPDGPRHHESSSKHLPGSYEELRANGEEQRRPRTECQKEMSLSLNVPPEQLKREYEDERIHRGKGKKQNPVATSNQTSNQTSNQTSNQTSNTNKVVTDKSAIMCELCDVVCASGEELRDHLDSKGHWDTMEHIQRNNKYSDVMIAFLQDVLLYKSHQCSPAVQQSAHQVLQENDHLTKVEMFHCAPCKVFVFTSATEVNSHITSQEHLFNTKDFEEQQRHFSLRRAESIIENLQPQFDVFLKGGTPFE, from the exons ATGAAGCGTTGGATATACTCACCGTATACAGCGGTTCCTCTGGGATTACCAGTCCTTCAGCCCCAGGTTGTGCAGCCTCATCTTCG TCAACCTGAAAACAGAGTTCCTCAACCCTTCATAGAAGCCTTGAAACTACTTCAATCCGACATGTCTGCATTGACCCAAACTCCACAGAAAG CTTCGACACAACCTGACAAATGGAAATCGTCTTTCAATCCACTTGACGGAAAAGAAGGAAACGCTGAGGACAGAAAGGCAGACGATTCAGAAGG GACCAGAACAGACGAGGTCTACGAACCGTACAGTCCGCTGACGTCTGACACTGAGCACAACCTGCCAAAGAACATGAAGCGCAGCCATGCCCAGTCCCAGCCCCAGTCCCAGTCCAGTCAGGACAACAAACTGCAGCGTCAGCATCTTTCTCAGAGCACTAGCGGACGCTGGGACCTCCAGTACCGCCCAGGCTCTGAAAGCAGAGTCACAGAGGAACGCGTCCCTGACCCTGAATCCACCAGTCGTCCCAGCTTTGGTTCTGTGAGTCCTGATGGGCCTCGTCATCACGAGTCCTCCAGTAAACACCTCCCTGGTTCCTATGAAGAGCTGAGGGCCAACGGAGAGGAGCAGAGACGGCCCAGGACTGAATGTCAGAAAGAG ATGAGCCTCAGCCTGAACGTCCCCCCAGAACAGTTGAAGCGTGAGTACGAGGATGAGAGGATACATCGAGGCAAAG GTAAGAAACAAAACCCTGTGGCAACGAGCAACCAGACGAGCAACCAGACGAGCAACCAGACGAG CAACCAGACGAGCAACACCAACAAAGTGGTAACAGACAA AAGCGCCATCATGTGTGAGCTCTGTGATGTTGTGTGTGCCAGTGGGGAGGAGCTGAGGGATCATCTGGACTCCAAAGGTCACTGGGACACAATGGAGCACATTCAGAGGAACAATAAATATAGCGACGTGATGATCGCCTTTCTGCAG gaTGTGCTACTGTATAAAAGCCATCAGTGTAGTCCAGCCGTGCAGCAAAGCGCTCATCAAG tcTTACAGGAAAACGATCACCTGACCAAAGTGGAAATGTTTCACTGTGCACCGTGCaaagtgtttgtgttcacgtctGCGACAGAGGTGAACAGTCACATCACGTCACAGGAGCATCTGTTTAACACCAAG GACTTTGAAGAACAGCAGAGACACTTTTCCCTCCGTAGAGCTGAAAGTATCATTGAAAACCTGCAGCCTCAGTTTGATGTATTCCTCAAG GGCGGGACACCTTTTGAGTGA